The following coding sequences lie in one Leptolyngbya sp. 'hensonii' genomic window:
- a CDS encoding GNAT family N-acetyltransferase, which translates to MPPAAPEQQSNTIIRSVQRQDLEQIEQLFREATADDNHSRLADIGRQLRQIRRWYGPLKFLSFFPSPLQNLFSAYVAEQDNQLQGAIQVSPFNRTRTTWRVDCVAVDSRADSLKVGSQLLRYCFEAIWEARTWILEVDVNHKSALALYRHTGFQHLAQITYWSLPPALLQELAERQPDLPNLLPVGNADAQLLHQLDTASMPPLVRQVFDRHIYDFKTNLLQASVAGISQRLEHKDVMSGYVFEPQRKAAIGYYEVQLNHDGSQPHTAQLTVHPAYTWLYPELVCQMARVASAFPFQPLRFTSADYQSEREEYLEHIGAERVAHTLMMSRSVWHKLRETRPISLEGLQLSEVLQGLQRIQKPIPSRLSSLPSFLHQQGHANKLPPHRFPRQPEAHPLENGKPEDTP; encoded by the coding sequence ATGCCTCCTGCTGCTCCCGAACAACAGTCCAATACGATCATTCGTTCAGTTCAGCGCCAGGATCTGGAGCAAATTGAGCAGTTGTTCCGTGAGGCAACTGCAGACGACAACCACAGCAGGTTGGCAGACATTGGTAGGCAGCTCCGCCAGATTCGGCGCTGGTATGGGCCACTGAAGTTTCTCAGCTTCTTCCCCAGCCCGCTACAGAACCTCTTTTCAGCCTATGTTGCGGAGCAGGATAATCAGCTTCAGGGTGCAATTCAGGTTTCTCCCTTCAATCGAACCCGCACGACCTGGCGTGTGGATTGCGTGGCCGTAGATAGCCGGGCTGATAGTTTGAAAGTTGGGTCCCAGCTTTTGAGATATTGCTTTGAAGCCATCTGGGAAGCCCGGACCTGGATCCTGGAAGTGGATGTGAACCACAAGTCTGCGCTGGCTCTTTATCGCCATACTGGCTTTCAACATCTGGCTCAAATTACGTACTGGTCCCTGCCCCCGGCCCTGTTACAGGAGTTAGCCGAGCGACAACCCGATCTTCCCAACCTGCTCCCAGTTGGCAATGCAGATGCCCAACTTTTGCATCAATTAGACACGGCTTCGATGCCCCCTCTGGTGCGTCAGGTGTTCGATCGTCACATCTATGACTTCAAAACCAACCTGCTGCAAGCTTCTGTGGCCGGGATCAGTCAGCGGTTAGAACATAAGGACGTGATGAGTGGCTATGTGTTTGAGCCTCAGCGCAAGGCTGCGATCGGGTACTACGAAGTGCAACTCAACCACGATGGCTCCCAACCCCATACCGCCCAACTGACCGTTCACCCAGCCTATACCTGGCTCTATCCCGAACTAGTTTGTCAGATGGCTCGTGTGGCAAGCGCTTTCCCATTCCAGCCCTTGCGATTCACTTCAGCCGATTATCAATCTGAGCGGGAAGAATATCTGGAGCATATTGGGGCAGAGCGGGTAGCCCACACCCTGATGATGTCCCGATCGGTCTGGCATAAACTACGAGAAACTCGACCCATCTCTCTGGAAGGTCTACAACTTTCAGAAGTCTTACAGGGGCTACAACGGATTCAGAAACCTATCCCCAGCCGTCTATCATCCTTGCCTTCCTTTCTCCACCAACAGGGGCATGCCAATAAGCTTCCTCCCCATCGCTTTCCGAGACAACCAGAAGCCCACCCCTTAGAGAACGGGAAACCTGAGGATACTCCTTAA
- the ruvX gene encoding Holliday junction resolvase RuvX: protein MPFISALGLDIGKKRIGVAGCDGTGLIAVGLTTIERKSLDQVLKELGQLAEQRRVQVLVVGLPYSMDGTLGFQARYVQKVGQTIAQSLNLPLEYVDERLTSFQAEQLMVAQNISPSRNKGLIDRKAACLILQQWLDQSRIKAPETLLP from the coding sequence ATGCCATTTATTTCAGCTCTGGGTCTGGACATTGGCAAGAAGAGAATTGGGGTGGCTGGATGTGATGGGACCGGGTTAATTGCCGTTGGCCTGACCACCATTGAACGGAAATCCCTGGATCAGGTACTTAAGGAATTGGGTCAGCTCGCAGAGCAGCGCCGAGTTCAGGTTTTAGTGGTTGGGTTGCCTTACTCCATGGATGGCACCCTGGGATTTCAGGCGCGTTACGTGCAGAAGGTAGGTCAAACCATTGCCCAGAGTCTGAATCTGCCGCTGGAATATGTGGATGAGCGGTTGACGAGCTTCCAGGCCGAACAACTGATGGTTGCACAGAACATTTCCCCCTCTCGAAATAAGGGCCTCATTGATCGCAAAGCAGCCTGTCTAATTTTGCAACAATGGCTGGACCAGAGTCGAATTAAGGCTCCAGAAACGCTACTTCCCTAG
- a CDS encoding DUF3727 domain-containing protein — protein sequence MMDEDDIDDAETLTLTDSSGRSLVCYVEQALELEGKEYVLLSPVDPVVEIFVWQQGEDEEEPLMVEDDLELDKLFPIASAVLQEQNLTLKRTAVALTVEGELPELTEEDLEEDVLEEDEESEALQLLTSFYHEEQEYAIYSPLDPFFILARMDEQGQPVLLTPEEYEQIEPMLPMLEDQLFDEME from the coding sequence ATGATGGACGAAGATGATATCGATGATGCTGAAACCCTTACTCTGACCGATTCTTCTGGCAGATCTCTGGTTTGCTATGTGGAACAGGCTTTGGAGTTAGAAGGCAAGGAGTATGTCCTCCTCTCACCGGTAGACCCGGTTGTGGAGATTTTTGTCTGGCAACAGGGTGAAGATGAAGAGGAGCCCCTCATGGTCGAGGATGATCTTGAGCTAGACAAGCTGTTTCCGATCGCCAGTGCTGTCTTGCAGGAACAGAACCTGACCCTCAAGCGCACTGCGGTCGCTTTAACCGTTGAAGGCGAGTTGCCTGAGTTGACGGAAGAGGATCTGGAAGAAGATGTGCTGGAAGAAGACGAAGAGAGCGAGGCTCTGCAATTATTGACCAGCTTTTATCATGAAGAGCAGGAATATGCAATCTACAGCCCGCTTGACCCGTTCTTTATTTTGGCCCGTATGGATGAACAGGGTCAGCCTGTTTTGTTGACGCCAGAAGAATACGAGCAAATCGAGCCGATGCTGCCCATGTTAGAAGATCAACTCTTTGACGAGATGGAGTAG
- the mltG gene encoding endolytic transglycosylase MltG produces MKTVQRTPKWSLYVVPVLLGVCIWQGWAWWSWATMPPIVPGQVSLVPGEKPIRIQISPGTPSQHIGQDLKSAGLIRSAQAWNLWARWLSLRDQQGGFQAGTYELSPTQSMQTIAAKIWAGETVQFSFTIPEGWSLRQMAAYFESQGFFKAQDFLTTAQQIPSDQFAWLPSGIPHVEGFLYPDTYQLASDRITPSEVIRKMLVRFEQLALPVYQQQRQKPSLTLLEWVTLASIVEKEAVIPTERPQIAGVFVNRLKLKMPLGADPTVEYGLNVQQTPDQPLTLAQVRTPSAYNTYLNVGLPPTPIASPGLASLEASLYPENTPYLYFVARYDGTHVFSRTLQEHEAAQAAIRDAQSTRQKANPATKPLP; encoded by the coding sequence ATGAAAACTGTCCAGCGGACCCCAAAGTGGTCTCTCTATGTTGTTCCAGTTCTATTAGGAGTATGTATCTGGCAGGGATGGGCCTGGTGGAGCTGGGCCACGATGCCACCGATCGTCCCGGGTCAGGTCTCTTTGGTCCCCGGAGAGAAACCCATCCGGATTCAAATCTCTCCAGGGACCCCTTCCCAACATATTGGTCAGGATCTGAAATCAGCCGGACTCATTCGTTCTGCCCAAGCCTGGAATCTGTGGGCTCGCTGGCTTTCCCTTAGGGATCAACAGGGCGGCTTTCAGGCCGGGACCTATGAGTTATCCCCAACCCAGTCCATGCAGACGATCGCGGCCAAAATCTGGGCTGGCGAAACTGTCCAGTTTAGCTTCACCATTCCTGAAGGCTGGTCTTTGCGTCAGATGGCCGCTTACTTCGAATCGCAGGGTTTCTTTAAAGCTCAGGACTTCCTGACAACTGCCCAGCAGATTCCCTCCGATCAATTTGCCTGGCTGCCTAGTGGAATTCCCCATGTGGAAGGGTTTCTTTACCCTGATACCTATCAATTGGCCAGCGATAGAATTACTCCCTCAGAAGTGATTCGGAAAATGTTAGTTCGGTTTGAGCAACTGGCTCTGCCGGTCTATCAGCAGCAAAGGCAAAAACCTTCTTTAACCCTGCTGGAGTGGGTCACTCTGGCAAGTATTGTGGAGAAGGAAGCCGTAATCCCGACGGAGCGCCCCCAAATTGCAGGGGTCTTTGTCAATCGCCTGAAGCTCAAAATGCCCCTTGGTGCCGATCCAACCGTCGAATATGGGTTGAATGTTCAGCAAACTCCAGATCAACCCTTAACCCTGGCACAGGTGAGAACCCCCTCTGCTTACAACACCTATCTGAATGTGGGGTTGCCCCCAACGCCGATCGCCAGTCCTGGTCTTGCCAGTCTGGAAGCGTCACTATATCCTGAAAACACGCCATATCTCTACTTTGTGGCTCGCTACGATGGCACTCACGTCTTTAGTCGGACGTTGCAGGAGCACGAAGCAGCCCAAGCCGCCATTCGGGATGCCCAGTCAACTCGACAAAAAGCTAACCCCGCCACCAAGCCACTTCCGTAA
- a CDS encoding YqeG family HAD IIIA-type phosphatase translates to MSWGALLQPDLVLSGSILHLTPAMLEKHCLKGLILDVDETLVPFRSALASAELLQWAEQIKPVASLCLLSNNLSESRIRGIAQSLQIPYIFGARKPSRRKLRQAVTTLGLPVEHIAMVGDRLFTDVLAGNRLGMFTILVEPMTLPNQTARRYPIRTIEIWLSRALGASLSIGK, encoded by the coding sequence ATGTCCTGGGGCGCTCTTCTGCAACCTGATCTGGTTTTAAGCGGTTCTATTCTGCATCTCACCCCTGCCATGCTGGAAAAGCATTGTTTGAAAGGGCTGATTCTGGATGTGGATGAAACCCTGGTCCCCTTTCGATCGGCCCTGGCTTCCGCTGAGTTACTTCAGTGGGCTGAGCAAATTAAACCGGTTGCTTCCCTGTGCCTGCTGAGCAACAATCTGAGTGAGAGCAGGATTAGAGGGATTGCCCAATCCCTGCAAATCCCCTACATTTTTGGAGCCAGAAAACCCTCCCGGCGTAAACTCAGACAAGCCGTCACAACCTTAGGCTTACCGGTTGAGCATATTGCTATGGTGGGGGATCGTCTCTTTACAGATGTGCTGGCAGGCAATCGGCTCGGTATGTTCACGATTCTGGTTGAACCCATGACCCTGCCCAATCAGACGGCTCGTCGCTATCCCATCCGAACCATTGAAATTTGGCTGTCGCGGGCTTTAGGGGCTTCCCTTTCCATTGGGAAGTA